AGGCGAACGAGTCGTCGACGAACGAGATCCAGATCAGGATGACGCTCACCCCGGCCGCGATCAGCGACGCGCCCAGGTAGTCGATCTTCACGTCGTCCCGCTTGACCACCGGCAGCTTCAGCGTCGCCTGCAGCAGGAACAGCGAGATCAGCGCGAACGGGATGCCGATGAAGAAGCACCAGCGCCAGCCGAGCCAGTCGGTGTCCACGATCACGCCGCCGATCAGCGGCCCGGCCACCGTGGCCAGCGCCATCACGCCACCGAGGTAGCCGTTGTACCGGCCGCGCTCACGCGGCGGGATCATCGCGGCGATCGCCACCTGGACCAGCGCCTGCAGGCCGCCGACGCCGATGCCCATGAACGCGCGGGCCGCGATCAGCTGCGGCGTGTCCTGCGCGAAACCGCTCACGAACGAGCCGAGCAGGAAGATCACGATGGATACCTGGATCAGCGTCTTCTTGCTGACCAGGTCCGCGAGCTTGCCCCAGATCGGCGTGGTCACCGTGGAGGTGAGCAGCGTGGCCGTGACCACCCAGGTGTACTGCGTCTGCGAGCCGTTCAGCGAGCCGATGATCTGCGGCAGCGCGTTGGAGACGATCGTCGCGCTCAGCATCGACACGAAGAGCGCCAGCAGCAGACCGCTGAGCGCCTCCAGGATCTGGCGGTGACTCATCGGCGCCGCGGGCTGGGTGCTCGGCGCACCGGGGTCTCGGGTGCTCATCGCACCGGGTGCTTGGGTGCTCATCGCGCGTCCTCCTCGGACAGGTACGTGGTCATGTCCCGCGAGAAGCGGGCGAGCATGCGGGCGAAGTCGTCGAGTTCCACGGGGGTCCAGCCGCCCAGCGCCGCCGCGGCGACGGTGCGGTACCAGTCCTGCGTCTCCGCGATGGCGGCGCGCCCCTTCGGCGTCACGCTCAGCACGCTGGCGCGGCGGTCCTCGGGGTCCGGCGTGCGCGCGACGAGGCCGAGCGTGACCAGGTGCGCGACCGCGCGGCTGACCGTGGACGGGTCGAGGTAGGTGTGCGCCGCGAGTTCCTTCACGTGGCACTCCTGGCCGCTGAGCCGGTCCAGTTCCGCGAGCAGACCGACCAGCCCCGGCGGTACGCCGTCGGCGGGCCGGACCTGCTTGGCCAGGCGCAGCACCCGCTGCTGTTCCTGCAGCCGGCGGATCAGTTCGGTAGCCATCTCGGACGCCCCTCATGTGGTTGGCACATGCAAGCATCCTCCGAACTTGCCCACTGTGCAAGATTGCCCATTGGGAAACGGATCACACGGGCCGTACCCTTCTGCCCATGAATTCGCAGGCGCTCGGACTCCGGGAGCGCAAGAAGGCCGCCACCCGGCTCGCACTGCACGAGGCGGCGCTGCGGCTGGTGCTCCGCGACGGCCTGGCCGGGGTGACGGTCGAGGCGATCGCGGACGCCGCCGAGGTCTCCCGTCGCACGTTCTCGAACTACTTCGCCGGCAAGGAGGAGGCCCTGCTCCACGGCGACCAGATCCGGATGGGCACGTTCCTGGACACGATCCGGGCCCGGCCGGCCGGCGAGGCACCCTGGGTCGCGCTCCGCGAGACCATGGTGACGCTGCGCGACACGTTCGGCTCCCGCAGCCCCGGCGTCACGGCCCAGCTGCGCCTGCTGCGCAAACAACCCACGCTGGCCGGCCGGCAGGCCGCGATCTACGCCGAGGCGGAACAGGAGCTGGCCGCCGAGTTCACCGCGCGCGGCGCCGCACCCGGCCTCCCGGCCCGCGTGCTCGCCGCGACCAGCATGGCCGCGGTCCGCGTCGCCACCACCCAGTGGATCGAGGAGAACGGCGCCACACCACTACCCGACCTGATCGACGCGGCACTGCTGGTCATCCGGCCCGCGTTCCCCGACTAGGCCCCGCGTCGACCCGGACGACCGGACTGCGACCGGGCGGCGGGGCCGCGGCGTGGACGGCCGGGCCGCGGCGTGGACGGCCGGGCCGCGGCGTGGACGGCCGGGCCGCGGCGTGGACGGCCGGGCCGCGGCGTGGACGGCCGGGCCGCGGCGTGGACGGCCGGGCCGCGGCGTGGACGGCCGGGCCGCGAGCCGGACGGCCGGGCCGCGAGCCGGACGGCCGGGCCGCGGCGTGGAGGGCCGGGCCGCGGCGTGGCCCGGGTGCCGCCCGGCGGCACGTCGCGCGTCGCACGCGCAGCACCGGCATGCGGGCTTGCGCGCCTCGCTCCGGCCCGCACGTCGGTACAGGCGCTAAGATCTGCCGCTGTGGCGCGGATGACCCGGGCGGAGATGCAGGAGCACAACCGCCGCAAGGTGATCACCGCCGCACGCGCGGAGTTCCTGGCCCGCGGATTCCGCGAGGCCAAGATCGACGACATCGCGGAGCGGGCCGAACTGACCCGCGGCGCGGTCTACTCCAACTTCCCCAGCAAGCGCGCGCTCTACTTCACGGTGCTCGCGCAGGACGCGACCTCGTCCACGCTCCCGCAGGCCACCGACGTGCCCGGCACGGCCGCGGACGCGCTCGCCGCGTTCGCCCGCGCCTGGACCGGGCGGCTCCCGCTGAGCACCGACGCGCCCCGGCTGGACGCGGAACTGCTGCCCGAGATCGTCGTCGCCAGGTCACTGCACGAGCCGTTCGCCCAGCTCACCAACCTGGCCGCGATCACCCTCGGGATGACGCTGGAACCGCTGGAGGACGCCCGCGACCGCATGGTGCGCACCGCGGAGGTCGCGCTCACCACGCTCTACGGCGCAACCCAGCTGAGCACCGCGGCGCCGATCTTCACCGACCCGTTCGCGATCACCGCCTCGATCGCCCACCTCGCCCGGCTCGACCTCGGCGACGGCTGGCCACCCCCGCACCTGCCGCTCACCGCACCGGCGGTCCACACCGACGAACCATGGCCGGCCCCGGCCGCGATCGACGCGCTCCGCGGCACGCCGGCACCGTGGCAGACGGACGGCATCGTCGCGATCCTGGGCCTGCACCGCCTCGCCGCCGTCGAGGAAGCCCTGCGCGCCGCGGGAGACCGGCCGGTCACGCTCGTACTCGTCACCGGCGACCCGGGCGAACTCGGCCCACTCGCCCGCCTCTGCGTCGCCGACCTGGCCGCCTGCCTGCGGGCCACGGTGCCGGTGGCGGGACTGCCGCCACTGCACGTCGTGCACGACGAGACCGGGGCCGTCGCGTCGGCGGCGGGATTCCCGGCATCCGACGACGACACGGAGGCGGCGGTACGGCTCACGGATGGCCGGGTCACGGCGCGCGCGGCGGGATACGGCGCCTGCCACGCCGTGGCGTCTTCGAGCTGAGAGATGGGCGAACGGGGTTGCCGAGCGAGTCGGTGATGATCGGGCGGCTGGTGGCACTTCGACGGTGACCGGCTGGCCGGCTGACGAGGAACCGGCTGACTGACTTGCCGCCTTGCCGCCTTCAGGCCTTGCCGCCTTGCGGGCTCGCGGGCCTTGGGCTGCGGGCTGCGGGCTGCGGGCTGCGGGCTGCGGGCTGCGGGCCTCGCGACCTCGCAGGGGTCTTACCACCTTGCGCGCCTTGCCCGCCTTGCCGCCTTGCGCTCCTTACGCGCCTTACGGCGTGCCTTGCCGCCTTGCGTGCCTTGCTGCCTTGCCGGGCTTTGCGAGCTTGCCGCCTCGCGGCCTTCCGGCCTTGTGGGCTGCGACTGCGGACTTCCACCTTCCGGTCTTCCGGTCTTCCGGTCTTCCGGTCTTCCGAACTGCGGACTGCGGGAAGCTGGCGTAAATGCGGCGATCGGGCGCTTTGCACCCGATATTTCGGGCTATTGATGGCTATTGGACTGTGGTTGCGTTAAGGGCTGCCCCCGGCGGATCTCGGGCTCCGGTGCATGGCGGGGGTTCCGGCGGTTTGGTGTCCGTGGGGCCGGCTGTTTTTTCGTGGCGGGTGTGGGTTGCGTCTGTGGGCCGGGATGCTCCGTCTGCCGTCGCCCAGGCGAAGCCGAGCAGATCTTCGGCAGGGCCGCCAGCCTGGTCGGTGGTCGGCAGGGGCGGCGCTGGCGCGCCGACCCTGCCTTGGCTGCGGACTCGCCGGGTGTGGCGGCCCTGCCGAAGATCTGCACCCCAAGGGTGGTCGACGGCAGACGGTGCATCCCGGCGGTGCCGGTTCCGTGCTGGCGCACGTGAATGAAAACCATCACGGCTATGTTGGCGGCGCTTCTGTCAGTTATTTGAGGGAATGTGTCAACGACTCCGAGTCATATTCTATACGCGCTTGGACGCACTCGCCAATGGATGGCGTCCCGAGACGGAAGGTCTTGTGTCGCAGATTATGAACGACATCCTGTAGGCCAGGGAACGCATGAGGGACGGCATTGATCTACGACCTGTGGGAGGATTCTTCTATGCGGCAGATGCAGTTTTTCACCTCGGCGGAATTGGCTGTGATGCGGGATCGGACCAAATCTCGGAATTATTCTGCTGCGGGGGATGAATTTCGTCGGATACATCAGCGGCAGCGCGATTGGGGGAAGCGCCGCGGGCATATTGATCGGCTGCGCCGGGTGCGAGGTTGTTCTTATGCCGAGGCTGTGGCGGCCGTTGACGGCGTGCGCCGTGGAGCATCGCCGGAGCGTGACCGTGACCCTGCGGCGCCACAGGCATCTCCGCACGACCGCGCGGATGCCACACCGCAGGTGCCCTTACCTGACGACAGGCCCGCCTCACCACAGACACCTTCACCTGACCGGGCAGCCATCGCACCACAGGCACCCGCACCTGACCGGGCAGCCACCACACCCGCACCTGACCAGCCAGCCACCACACCACAAGCACCCGCACCTGACCGGGCAGCCACCACACCACAAGCACCCGCACCTGACCAGCCAGCCACCACACCGCAGGCGCCTTCGCCTGATCACTCACCCACGGCGTCGCAGAGGGTCCGTACCAAGATCGGTGTTTCCGGCTCTTCGGTCAGTAGGTTTCGGCGGCCGGCCAGCGGTCACCGAAGGTGATGGCGAAGGCGTTCAGCACGGGCTTCCAGCGGATCGTCCATCGTGCGCGGCCGGCCCCGGTCGGGTCCAGGCTGCGGGTCACAAGATACAGGCATTTCAACGCGGCCTGCTCGCTGGGGAAATGCCCGCGTGCGCGAACAGCACGACGGTAGCGGGCGTTCAATGATTCGATCGCGTTCGTCGAACAGATCACCTTCCTGATCTCGACGTCGTAATCGAGGAACGGGATGAACTCATCCCACGCGTTACGCCACAACCGGATCATCGCCCGGTATTTACTCCCCCATTTCTCCTCGAGGTCGTCCAGAGCGGCGAGCGCGGCGTCGGCGTTGACCGCCGTGTAAATCGGTTTGATGTCGCGTTTGATCGCGTCGGCATCCGCCCGGGAGGTCAGACGAAAAGTGTTCCGGATCAGATGAATGATGCAGGTCTGGACGATCGCTTGCGGCCACACCGCCTCGACGGTGTCCGGCAGCCCTTTCAGCCCGTCGCAGACGACGAAGAACACATCCCGCACGCCACGGTTCTTCAGATCCACCAGGACACTCATCCAGAACTTGGCGCCCTCGCCACCGGAGCCGGACCACAACCCCAGGACGTCTTTGTGGCCGTCCACGGTGACCCCGATGGCCGCGTAGACCGGCCGGTTGGCGACCTGGCCGTCACGGACCTTGACGACGATGGCGTCGATGAACACGGCCACGTAAACGGCATCGAGTGGCCGGGTCGACCATTCCGTCATCTCCGCCACGACTTTATCGGTGATCCGCGAGATCGTCTCTTTCGACACCGACGCACCGTAGATCTCCGCAAAATGCGCGGAGATCTCCCCGGTCGTCATTCCCTTCGCATACAACGACAACACGATCTCGTCGACCTCGGTCAGGCGCCGCTGCCGCTTCTTCACGATCTGCGGCTCGAACGTCCCTTCCCGATCTCGCGGCACGTCGATACGCACCTCACCGGCCGCATCCGAGATCACCGTCTTGCCGCGGCTGCCATTGCGCACATTCGTCGACTCACGCTCCGGCGATGCCTGGTTCTTCGCATGACCGAGGTGTTCAGTCATCTCCTCGTTCAACGCCGCCTCGAGGACATTCTTGGTGAACAGCTTCAACAGGCCGTTCGGACCGGTCAGTTCCAGCCCGCGCGCCTTCGCCTCGGCCACCATCGCCGCCGCAGCGGCCTGCTCCGGCGACAGCTGCCGCCCGTCACCCTCGATCTTCTTCCGTGGACTCACAACGTTCGATGTCATCACTCACGGTGCCCATCCCGCCAGGACTTCAGCCCGGCGTGTCGGGCCGGAAACACCCCTCGTGGCACAGTCCCGTCGCAGATGGCGAAGCGTGATCACGTGGCTGTGGGGCGGCGGCGGAAGGCGCTGGGGGCGGGGCAGGGGACGGGCCGTGTTCCGTGGTTGCGCGGACGCTTCGGGACGGTCGCCGTTCGGGCCGGCTGTCAGGCGGGTGTCGTGGTGACCGGGAATGGTGGCGGAGCAGCGGGCACCGGGCCTTCCGGCAGGGCGGGTGCGGAGCAGCGGGCACCGGGCCTTCCGGCAGGGCGGGTGTTGACTGCCGCGCCGGGCCCGGACGGGCGCCGAGAATCGAATCTCGCCATTGCAGGCCACGCGGTCTTATTA
This genomic window from Catenuloplanes niger contains:
- a CDS encoding MarR family winged helix-turn-helix transcriptional regulator: MATELIRRLQEQQRVLRLAKQVRPADGVPPGLVGLLAELDRLSGQECHVKELAAHTYLDPSTVSRAVAHLVTLGLVARTPDPEDRRASVLSVTPKGRAAIAETQDWYRTVAAAALGGWTPVELDDFARMLARFSRDMTTYLSEEDAR
- a CDS encoding TetR/AcrR family transcriptional regulator, with protein sequence MNSQALGLRERKKAATRLALHEAALRLVLRDGLAGVTVEAIADAAEVSRRTFSNYFAGKEEALLHGDQIRMGTFLDTIRARPAGEAPWVALRETMVTLRDTFGSRSPGVTAQLRLLRKQPTLAGRQAAIYAEAEQELAAEFTARGAAPGLPARVLAATSMAAVRVATTQWIEENGATPLPDLIDAALLVIRPAFPD
- a CDS encoding TetR/AcrR family transcriptional regulator, with product MTRAEMQEHNRRKVITAARAEFLARGFREAKIDDIAERAELTRGAVYSNFPSKRALYFTVLAQDATSSTLPQATDVPGTAADALAAFARAWTGRLPLSTDAPRLDAELLPEIVVARSLHEPFAQLTNLAAITLGMTLEPLEDARDRMVRTAEVALTTLYGATQLSTAAPIFTDPFAITASIAHLARLDLGDGWPPPHLPLTAPAVHTDEPWPAPAAIDALRGTPAPWQTDGIVAILGLHRLAAVEEALRAAGDRPVTLVLVTGDPGELGPLARLCVADLAACLRATVPVAGLPPLHVVHDETGAVASAAGFPASDDDTEAAVRLTDGRVTARAAGYGACHAVASSS
- a CDS encoding IS256 family transposase, with product MSPRKKIEGDGRQLSPEQAAAAAMVAEAKARGLELTGPNGLLKLFTKNVLEAALNEEMTEHLGHAKNQASPERESTNVRNGSRGKTVISDAAGEVRIDVPRDREGTFEPQIVKKRQRRLTEVDEIVLSLYAKGMTTGEISAHFAEIYGASVSKETISRITDKVVAEMTEWSTRPLDAVYVAVFIDAIVVKVRDGQVANRPVYAAIGVTVDGHKDVLGLWSGSGGEGAKFWMSVLVDLKNRGVRDVFFVVCDGLKGLPDTVEAVWPQAIVQTCIIHLIRNTFRLTSRADADAIKRDIKPIYTAVNADAALAALDDLEEKWGSKYRAMIRLWRNAWDEFIPFLDYDVEIRKVICSTNAIESLNARYRRAVRARGHFPSEQAALKCLYLVTRSLDPTGAGRARWTIRWKPVLNAFAITFGDRWPAAETY